A single Opisthocomus hoazin isolate bOpiHoa1 chromosome 1, bOpiHoa1.hap1, whole genome shotgun sequence DNA region contains:
- the LOC142361077 gene encoding histone H2A type 1-like produces the protein MSSGNPSPATGATGQGQQGGPGQAGTDRRGAETPERAASGMSGAEEVCTVPEQEMETEETGSGGPSEGSEAKPRKSRCSRSSRAGLLFPVSRVERQLRSGRFAERVGAQAPVFLAAVLQWVTRQAMDVAGRASKRSKQQCISPSHLQTAVRESSALKRLLRGGVHWRRGGTVPRSQRVGSPSRKRTTTSKKRRPKHRAAPARAFPAVK, from the coding sequence atgAGCTCAGGCAACcccagcccagcgacaggagccaCCGGACAGGGCCAGCAAGGAGGGCCAGGACAGGCGGGCACGGACAGGCGCGGCGCAGAGACACCGGAGAGAGCTGCGAGTGGCATGTCGGGAGCAGAGGAGGTCTGCACGGTGCCCGAGCAGGAGATGGAGACCGAAGAGACGGGCTCCGGGGGCCCCTCCGAAGGCAGCGAAGCAAAGCCCAGGAAGagccgctgctcccgctcctcccgggccGGGCTGCTCTTCCCCGTCAGCCGCGTGGAACGGCAGCTGCGCAGCGGCCGCTTTGCGGAGCGCGTTGGAGCCCAGGCCCCCGTcttcctggctgcggtgctgcagtGGGTGACGCGCCAGGCCATGGACGTGGCCGGCAGGGCttccaagaggagcaagcagcagtgcaTTTCTCCATCGCACTTGCAGACGGCCGTGCGGGAGAGCTCCGCGCTCAAGCGGCTCCTACGAGGCGGCGTGCACTGGCGCCGCGGCGGGACtgtcccccgcagccagcgcgtGGGCTCACCCTCCAGAAAGAGGACGACCACCAGTAAGAAGAGACGCCCCAAGCACAGGGCTGCGCCTGCCCgtgcctttcctgctgtgaagtgA